The following are from one region of the Stigmatella ashevillena genome:
- the fabZ gene encoding 3-hydroxyacyl-ACP dehydratase FabZ yields MDIGEIQRLLPHRYPFLLVDRVVEFVEGQKLTAYKNVTINEPFFNGHFPGHPVMPGVLILEALAQATAILAYKSESMNPENKVAYLMGVDNAKFRKPVLPGDRLELGIEVLRHKGSVWKTKGTAMVDGVKVAEGEFLATVVDKDARTAAEPAP; encoded by the coding sequence ATGGACATTGGAGAGATCCAGAGGTTGCTGCCCCATCGCTACCCGTTTCTGCTGGTAGACCGGGTGGTGGAGTTCGTCGAGGGCCAGAAGCTCACGGCCTACAAGAACGTCACCATCAACGAGCCCTTCTTCAACGGACATTTCCCGGGACACCCGGTGATGCCCGGGGTGCTCATCCTGGAGGCGTTGGCGCAAGCCACGGCCATCCTGGCGTACAAGAGCGAGAGCATGAACCCGGAGAACAAGGTTGCCTACCTGATGGGGGTAGACAACGCGAAGTTCCGCAAGCCGGTGCTTCCCGGGGATCGGTTGGAACTGGGCATTGAGGTGCTGCGCCACAAGGGCTCCGTCTGGAAGACGAAAGGGACGGCCATGGTGGACGGCGTGAAAGTAGCGGAAGGCGAGTTCCTGGCCACGGTCGTGGACAAGGATGCGCGGACCGCTGCGGAGCCGGCGCCCTAG
- a CDS encoding ABC transporter ATP-binding protein: MSFLSIRNVFKSYFLHGKRIDVLRDVSLDIGRGELVSLVGPSGAGKSTFLHVLGTLDAPAAGEVLFEGQSVFAMNDARIADFRNRTIGFVFQSHYLLPEFTALENVAMPALIQRRDRGQTYAEARKLLERVGLGGRVDHRPGELSGGEAQRVALARALVLQPAILLADEPTGNLDPATGEGIHQLLRDVNRDLGITAVVVTHNEALARSMPRRLRLAGGQVTDA, from the coding sequence ATGTCGTTTCTCTCCATCCGCAACGTCTTCAAGAGCTATTTCCTGCACGGCAAGCGCATCGACGTGCTGCGCGACGTGTCGCTGGACATCGGCCGCGGCGAGCTGGTGAGCCTGGTGGGCCCCTCGGGCGCGGGCAAGAGCACCTTCCTGCACGTGCTGGGCACCCTGGATGCGCCGGCCGCGGGCGAGGTGCTCTTCGAAGGGCAGTCCGTCTTCGCGATGAACGACGCGCGGATCGCCGACTTCCGCAACCGCACCATCGGCTTCGTCTTCCAGAGCCACTACCTGCTGCCGGAGTTCACCGCGCTGGAGAACGTGGCCATGCCCGCCCTCATCCAGCGCCGCGATCGAGGCCAGACATACGCGGAAGCCCGGAAGCTGCTGGAACGGGTGGGGTTGGGCGGCCGTGTGGACCATCGCCCCGGGGAGCTGTCGGGGGGGGAGGCGCAGCGGGTGGCCCTGGCCCGCGCCCTGGTGCTCCAGCCTGCCATCTTGCTGGCCGACGAGCCGACCGGAAACCTGGACCCGGCCACGGGCGAGGGCATCCACCAGCTTCTCCGGGATGTGAACCGGGATCTGGGAATCACCGCCGTGGTGGTGACCCACAACGAGGCACTGGCCCGCTCGATGCCACGGCGATTGCGCCTTGCAGGCGGCCAGGTGACGGACGCGTGA
- the lpxA gene encoding acyl-ACP--UDP-N-acetylglucosamine O-acyltransferase encodes MAQVHPTAVVHPDAQLHETVEIGAFSVIGPKVRIGPETRVGPHAVIEGRTTLGARNRVFQFAALGAAPQDLKYGGEDTELILGDENQIREFTTLHIGTAGGGGATRIGNRNLFMGNSHVAHDCVVGNGCILGQGSAIAGHVQVEDHVIFSGLTAVHQFTRVGTHAFVAGGSMVVMDVPPYCVAQGDRAELAGLNTVGLERHGFSAEQIGRVKEAYKVVFRSKLGVAEALERLKTELGGHPEVDHLIDFIRQSKRGLTR; translated from the coding sequence ATGGCTCAGGTTCACCCCACGGCGGTGGTCCACCCGGATGCGCAGCTCCACGAGACGGTGGAGATTGGCGCATTCTCGGTCATTGGACCCAAGGTGAGAATTGGTCCCGAAACGCGCGTGGGGCCTCACGCCGTCATCGAGGGCCGCACGACGCTCGGAGCGCGCAACCGTGTGTTCCAGTTCGCTGCCCTGGGCGCCGCCCCCCAGGATTTGAAGTACGGGGGCGAGGACACCGAGCTCATCCTCGGTGACGAGAATCAGATCCGCGAGTTCACCACGCTGCACATCGGCACGGCCGGAGGAGGGGGCGCCACCCGCATTGGCAACCGCAACCTCTTCATGGGCAACAGCCACGTGGCGCACGACTGCGTGGTGGGCAACGGCTGCATCCTCGGGCAGGGCTCCGCGATCGCCGGGCACGTCCAGGTCGAGGATCACGTCATCTTCTCGGGGCTGACGGCGGTGCATCAGTTCACGCGGGTGGGCACGCATGCCTTCGTCGCGGGCGGCTCCATGGTGGTGATGGATGTGCCCCCGTACTGCGTGGCGCAGGGAGACCGGGCGGAGCTGGCCGGGCTGAACACCGTGGGCCTGGAACGGCACGGCTTCAGCGCGGAGCAGATCGGCCGCGTCAAGGAGGCGTACAAGGTCGTCTTCCGCTCCAAGCTGGGTGTGGCCGAAGCGCTGGAGCGGCTCAAGACGGAGCTGGGTGGCCACCCCGAGGTGGATCACCTGATCGACTTCATTCGCCAGAGCAAGCGCGGGCTGACGCGCTAG
- a CDS encoding polyprenol monophosphomannose synthase, which translates to MNRALVCIPTYNEAENIEPITRAVLKAEPRVDILIVDDNSPDGTGKIADTLAAQEPRIRVLHREKKEGLGRAYLAAFRWALEAGYTFIVEMDADFSHDPRHLPTILDAAEGGADLVLGSRYVTGGGTVNWGVGRQLISRGGSLYARTILGVDIHDLTGGFKCFHRRVLEAIELSQVKSTGYAFQIELTYRTLKKGFTIQEVPIIFEDRRVGHSKMSRKIFLEALTMVWRLRLGV; encoded by the coding sequence ATGAACCGAGCGCTGGTCTGCATCCCCACCTACAACGAAGCGGAGAACATCGAGCCCATCACCCGAGCGGTGCTCAAAGCCGAGCCCCGGGTGGACATCCTCATCGTCGATGACAACTCACCGGATGGCACCGGGAAGATCGCCGACACGCTGGCGGCCCAGGAGCCTCGCATCCGGGTGCTTCACCGGGAGAAGAAGGAAGGGCTGGGCCGCGCCTATCTGGCCGCCTTCCGCTGGGCGCTCGAGGCGGGCTACACCTTCATCGTCGAGATGGACGCGGACTTCAGCCATGATCCGCGGCACCTGCCGACGATTCTCGATGCGGCCGAAGGCGGAGCGGACCTGGTGCTGGGCTCGCGCTACGTCACGGGTGGGGGCACGGTGAACTGGGGCGTGGGCCGGCAGCTCATCAGCCGCGGCGGCTCGCTCTACGCGCGCACCATTCTCGGGGTGGACATCCACGATTTGACGGGCGGCTTCAAGTGCTTCCACCGCCGGGTGCTGGAAGCCATTGAACTCAGCCAGGTGAAGAGCACCGGCTACGCCTTCCAGATCGAGCTCACCTACCGCACCCTCAAGAAGGGCTTCACCATCCAGGAGGTGCCCATCATTTTCGAGGACCGGCGGGTCGGCCACTCAAAGATGAGCCGGAAGATCTTCCTGGAGGCCCTCACCATGGTCTGGAGGTTGCGCCTCGGCGTGTAA
- a CDS encoding MarC family protein — MGAYLTHFLVSLSAVFFVVDPIGVVPIFLAITAGDSAEKMRRTALRACLVACGLLLFFAVFGGVIFQVFGVSLGAFRIAGGILLLITALDMLRARPTETRTSRTEEQESAAKEDVALVPLAMPLLAGPGAIASAMVLMAKGGTLLMTVPVLAAIVLTFVASYFILRASHLVQRALRQSGVAILERVMGLILAAIAVQFMADGAKDLLGR; from the coding sequence ATGGGCGCGTACCTGACCCACTTCCTGGTCTCCCTCTCCGCGGTCTTCTTCGTGGTGGACCCCATCGGCGTCGTTCCCATCTTCCTCGCCATCACCGCGGGGGATTCCGCCGAGAAGATGCGCCGCACGGCCCTGCGGGCCTGTCTGGTGGCCTGCGGGCTGCTGCTCTTCTTCGCCGTCTTCGGAGGCGTCATCTTCCAGGTGTTCGGCGTGTCGCTGGGCGCCTTCCGGATCGCCGGCGGCATCCTGCTGCTCATCACCGCGCTGGACATGCTGAGGGCCCGCCCCACCGAGACGCGCACCAGCCGCACCGAGGAGCAGGAGAGCGCGGCCAAGGAGGATGTCGCCCTGGTACCCCTGGCCATGCCCTTGCTGGCGGGCCCGGGCGCCATCGCCTCTGCCATGGTGCTCATGGCCAAGGGGGGCACCTTGTTGATGACCGTGCCGGTCCTCGCGGCCATCGTGCTCACCTTCGTGGCCAGCTACTTCATCCTGCGCGCTTCGCACCTCGTCCAGCGCGCCCTGAGGCAATCCGGCGTCGCGATCCTGGAGCGCGTGATGGGACTCATCCTGGCGGCCATCGCCGTGCAGTTCATGGCCGATGGCGCGAAGGATCTGCTCGGGCGCTGA
- the lpxD gene encoding UDP-3-O-(3-hydroxymyristoyl)glucosamine N-acyltransferase, giving the protein MSHATTPRRLGELATHVGGELLGDAGLLIQGLNGLAEAGPGDVSFYGNTRYRRQYEATRASAVLVGRDVPAREGMALIRVSNPHLAFARLLKLFEVWERPTAGVRPGAHVHPEARVHAEATVMAGATVEKGASVGARTVLYAGAYVGEGASIGEDCLLYPNVTVRERCQVGSRVILHASCVVGADGFGFAFDAEGDDGPQHFKIPQTGIVRIEDDVEVGACTCIDRATIGETVVGRGTKLDNLVQLAHNVKIGPLTLICAQAGVSGSAEVGTGVVLAGQVGVVGHIRVGDLAKVGAQSGVAHDVEDGQVVSGSPAIPHRDWLRASAAAGQLGDLLKEVRALRRRVEMLEKEKGG; this is encoded by the coding sequence GTGAGCCACGCCACCACACCTCGTCGGCTCGGAGAGCTTGCCACCCATGTGGGGGGTGAGCTCCTCGGCGATGCCGGCTTGCTGATCCAGGGACTCAACGGGCTCGCCGAGGCGGGCCCGGGGGACGTGTCCTTTTATGGCAACACCCGGTACCGCCGGCAGTACGAGGCGACCCGGGCCTCGGCCGTGCTGGTCGGCCGGGACGTGCCCGCGCGCGAGGGCATGGCCCTCATTCGCGTCTCCAATCCGCACCTGGCCTTTGCCCGGCTGTTGAAGCTCTTCGAGGTCTGGGAGCGCCCCACGGCGGGAGTCCGGCCCGGGGCGCACGTGCACCCCGAGGCGCGGGTGCATGCCGAGGCCACGGTGATGGCCGGTGCCACGGTGGAGAAGGGTGCTTCGGTGGGCGCGCGCACCGTGCTCTACGCGGGCGCCTACGTGGGCGAGGGGGCGAGCATTGGCGAGGACTGCCTGCTCTACCCCAACGTCACCGTGCGCGAGCGGTGCCAGGTGGGCTCGCGCGTCATCCTCCACGCCTCGTGTGTGGTGGGCGCGGACGGGTTCGGCTTCGCCTTCGACGCCGAGGGCGACGACGGGCCGCAACACTTCAAGATCCCCCAGACCGGCATCGTCCGCATCGAGGACGACGTGGAGGTGGGGGCGTGCACGTGCATCGACAGAGCCACCATCGGTGAGACGGTGGTCGGGCGTGGGACGAAGCTCGACAACCTGGTGCAGCTGGCTCACAACGTGAAGATCGGTCCGTTGACGCTCATCTGCGCGCAGGCGGGCGTGTCGGGCTCGGCCGAGGTGGGCACGGGCGTGGTGCTGGCGGGACAGGTCGGGGTGGTGGGCCACATTCGCGTGGGAGATCTGGCGAAGGTGGGCGCCCAATCCGGTGTGGCGCATGATGTCGAAGATGGCCAGGTCGTCTCGGGTTCCCCAGCGATTCCCCATCGGGACTGGCTGCGTGCCTCGGCGGCTGCGGGCCAGCTGGGGGACCTGCTCAAAGAAGTACGTGCCCTGCGGCGCAGGGTGGAAATGCTCGAGAAAGAGAAGGGCGGATGA
- the bamA gene encoding outer membrane protein assembly factor BamA — MRSPVLSLKPFLTLLAVTLWALVPCRALAQAEAPPAAVSATPPADAPVDEGEEGERVVELRVEGNRRVETEAIRRALRTKQGAPFDPIRTSEDLRAVWALGYFTDVQLLVQRLPNGIAYVVRVAERPTVRAVRVVGNDELSQDDLKEQIDVRTGTILDVDTVRSSQKKIQEKYVEKGYFLVEVKHRIEPVEGGASVDVVLVVEENSKVMVKEISFIGAEKIRPDELKAVMVTREGGYFSFLTGEGTYREEAFQRDLAVIQATYYDRGYINVRIDKPTTALSADKRSIFITLKVVEGEAYDIGQIDFGGDLIVPKERLAKLMTSTKGERFNRSKLSQDIQSITDVYYDQGYAYANINPVTSVNADDKTVDLTFDVQKGPQVTIERIDIVGNTKTRDKVIRRELRVYEGELYNGTGVRRSRERATALGFFETVDVTQKPGSADDKIVLQVEVKEKATGTFQVGLGFSNVENFIFTAQVSQNNFLGWGQTVSASAQISGLRSLIQLSFYDPYFLDTQYLLSADFFRVDADYDGFIRRSTGGSLSLGYQFVDDLLGTVGYTREYVDVEAGQNLGSVLLANQFLSGVTSAARLSLSFDRRDNRLFPSRGFIHYGSVEFAPKLLGGTFLFTRYSAYSRLYFPLPLGFVFKTNATVGYIQQLDANSPLPISELYYLGGINTIRGYYLRSISPTLLVPRSDSPDATVVEFRSGGNKQLILNLELEFPIFEKAGIRGVLFYDAGNAYSANERLFQDLQNDLPLGMFHSAGFGFRWFSPIGPLRFEWGIPLTRRPEDEPLLFEFTIGNFF; from the coding sequence TTGAGGTCTCCCGTTCTGTCGCTCAAGCCTTTCCTGACGCTGCTCGCGGTGACCCTGTGGGCGCTCGTCCCTTGCCGTGCCCTGGCGCAGGCGGAGGCGCCCCCGGCCGCGGTCTCTGCCACTCCTCCCGCTGATGCTCCCGTCGATGAAGGCGAAGAGGGAGAGCGCGTCGTCGAGTTGCGCGTCGAGGGCAACCGCCGCGTCGAGACCGAGGCCATCCGCCGCGCGCTCCGCACCAAGCAGGGCGCCCCGTTCGATCCCATCCGCACGTCCGAGGATCTCCGGGCGGTCTGGGCGCTGGGCTACTTTACGGATGTTCAGCTGCTCGTGCAGCGGCTGCCCAACGGCATTGCCTACGTGGTCCGGGTGGCGGAGCGCCCCACGGTGCGCGCGGTGCGGGTGGTGGGCAACGACGAGCTGAGCCAGGACGACCTCAAGGAGCAGATCGACGTCCGGACGGGCACCATCCTGGACGTGGACACCGTGCGCTCCTCGCAGAAGAAGATTCAGGAGAAGTACGTCGAGAAGGGCTACTTCCTGGTGGAAGTGAAGCACCGCATCGAGCCCGTCGAGGGCGGCGCGAGCGTCGACGTGGTGCTGGTGGTCGAGGAGAACTCGAAGGTGATGGTGAAGGAGATCTCCTTCATCGGGGCGGAGAAGATACGCCCGGACGAGCTCAAGGCGGTGATGGTGACCCGTGAGGGAGGGTACTTCTCCTTCCTGACCGGAGAGGGCACCTACCGCGAGGAGGCGTTCCAGCGGGATCTGGCCGTCATCCAGGCCACCTACTACGACCGGGGTTACATCAACGTCCGGATCGACAAGCCCACCACGGCGCTGTCGGCGGACAAGCGCTCCATCTTCATCACCCTCAAGGTGGTGGAGGGCGAGGCCTACGACATTGGCCAGATCGACTTCGGGGGCGACCTCATCGTGCCCAAGGAGCGGCTGGCGAAGCTGATGACCTCCACGAAGGGCGAACGCTTCAATCGCTCCAAGCTGTCGCAGGACATCCAGTCCATCACGGACGTCTATTACGACCAGGGCTACGCCTACGCGAACATCAACCCCGTCACCTCGGTGAACGCGGACGACAAGACGGTGGACCTGACCTTCGATGTCCAGAAGGGGCCGCAGGTCACCATCGAGCGCATCGACATCGTCGGCAACACGAAGACGCGCGACAAGGTCATCCGCCGCGAGCTGCGCGTCTACGAGGGCGAGCTGTACAACGGCACGGGCGTGCGCCGCAGCCGCGAGCGCGCCACGGCGCTGGGCTTCTTCGAGACGGTGGACGTCACCCAGAAGCCGGGCAGCGCGGATGACAAGATCGTCCTCCAGGTCGAGGTCAAGGAGAAGGCCACGGGCACCTTCCAGGTGGGCCTGGGCTTCTCCAACGTGGAGAACTTCATCTTCACGGCGCAGGTGTCCCAGAACAACTTCCTGGGGTGGGGGCAGACCGTGTCCGCCTCGGCGCAGATCTCCGGACTGCGCTCGCTCATCCAGTTGTCGTTCTACGATCCCTACTTCCTGGACACCCAGTACCTGCTGTCGGCGGACTTCTTCCGCGTGGACGCGGACTATGACGGCTTCATCCGGCGCTCCACCGGCGGCAGCCTCTCGTTGGGCTACCAGTTCGTCGACGACCTGCTGGGCACCGTGGGCTACACGCGGGAGTACGTGGACGTGGAGGCGGGCCAGAACCTGGGCTCGGTGCTGCTGGCCAACCAGTTCCTGAGCGGCGTCACCAGCGCCGCGCGCCTGTCGCTGTCCTTCGACCGGCGCGACAACCGCCTCTTCCCCTCTCGGGGCTTCATCCACTACGGCTCGGTGGAGTTCGCCCCCAAGCTGCTGGGGGGCACCTTCCTCTTCACGCGCTATTCGGCCTACTCGCGCCTCTACTTCCCGCTGCCGTTGGGGTTCGTCTTCAAGACCAACGCTACGGTGGGCTACATCCAGCAGCTGGACGCCAACAGCCCGTTGCCGATCTCCGAGCTCTATTACCTGGGCGGCATCAACACGATCCGGGGCTATTACCTGCGCAGCATCAGTCCCACCTTGCTGGTTCCGCGCTCGGATTCGCCCGATGCCACCGTCGTCGAGTTCCGCTCCGGAGGAAACAAGCAGCTCATCCTCAACCTGGAGCTGGAATTCCCCATCTTCGAGAAGGCGGGCATCCGCGGGGTGCTCTTCTATGACGCCGGCAACGCCTACTCGGCCAACGAGCGCTTGTTCCAGGACCTGCAGAACGACCTGCCCTTGGGCATGTTCCACTCTGCGGGCTTCGGTTTCCGGTGGTTCTCCCCCATCGGCCCCCTCCGCTTCGAGTGGGGCATCCCCCTGACCCGGCGTCCGGAAGACGAGCCCCTCCTGTTCGAGTTCACCATCGGCAACTTCTTCTGA
- a CDS encoding LpxI family protein: protein MERIGLIAGNGQLPFLFAREARARGMDVVVVAHRGETDPALEGEVAAFTWVRLGQVGRIVSTFQKASVSQAAMAGGIGRVRALTEARPDMGAVRILSRLRSLRDDALLRAVADHFEAHGITIVAPTDYLAQVMCPAGHLAGPRLHPEQEKDVALGVEVATLLGQADVGQTVVVRGGNVLALEAVEGTDETIRRGAKLGGKGAVVVKRCKPGQDLRFDLPAAGPRTLEVMAEVGAKVLALEAGRTVLLETQALVARAEANGITVVGIP from the coding sequence GTGGAGCGGATCGGCCTCATCGCGGGCAATGGCCAGTTGCCCTTCCTGTTCGCCCGCGAGGCGCGGGCGCGGGGCATGGACGTCGTCGTGGTGGCGCACCGCGGCGAGACGGATCCGGCGTTGGAGGGCGAGGTGGCTGCCTTCACCTGGGTTCGGCTGGGCCAGGTGGGCCGCATCGTCAGCACCTTCCAGAAGGCGTCGGTCTCCCAGGCGGCCATGGCGGGCGGCATTGGCCGCGTGCGTGCGCTCACGGAGGCGCGGCCGGACATGGGCGCGGTCCGCATCCTCTCGCGGCTGCGCAGCCTCCGGGACGATGCGCTGCTCCGGGCGGTGGCGGACCACTTCGAGGCCCACGGCATCACCATCGTCGCCCCCACCGATTATCTGGCGCAGGTGATGTGCCCGGCGGGGCACCTCGCGGGGCCGCGGCTTCACCCCGAGCAGGAGAAGGACGTGGCGCTGGGGGTGGAAGTGGCCACGCTGCTGGGGCAGGCGGATGTCGGACAAACGGTGGTGGTCCGAGGTGGGAACGTCCTGGCGCTGGAGGCGGTCGAGGGCACGGACGAGACGATTCGACGGGGCGCGAAGCTGGGGGGCAAGGGAGCGGTGGTGGTCAAGCGCTGCAAGCCAGGGCAGGATCTGCGGTTTGATCTCCCCGCGGCGGGCCCCCGGACGCTGGAGGTGATGGCGGAGGTGGGGGCCAAGGTGCTGGCGCTGGAGGCGGGAAGGACCGTGCTGCTGGAGACCCAGGCTTTGGTGGCCCGGGCCGAGGCGAACGGCATCACCGTGGTGGGGATTCCCTGA
- a CDS encoding OmpH family outer membrane protein gives MSLRSTLAATAAALTLALPLAATAQSLKMGYVDYQRVLLEVEDGKAAKTRLQKWLDDRQKEIDKEQESLRKEKELLDKQASAMSEETRVQKATDLQKRILELAQKWDRYRAEAANKERQEMEPIVSRIDGVIAKIAERDGLSFVFERRDSGLVYAQTQYDLSNEVIRSYNTLPKAAAPKAPAPTAPVAKDAPKK, from the coding sequence ATGTCGCTTCGAAGCACCCTGGCGGCCACTGCCGCCGCCCTGACGCTTGCCCTCCCGCTCGCCGCCACCGCCCAGAGCCTGAAGATGGGCTATGTGGACTACCAGCGCGTTCTCTTGGAGGTGGAAGACGGGAAGGCCGCCAAGACGCGCCTTCAGAAGTGGCTCGACGATCGCCAGAAGGAGATCGACAAGGAGCAGGAGTCGCTGCGCAAGGAGAAGGAGCTGCTGGACAAGCAGGCCAGCGCGATGAGCGAGGAGACGCGCGTCCAGAAGGCCACGGACCTCCAGAAGCGCATCCTCGAGCTGGCCCAGAAGTGGGATCGCTACCGCGCCGAGGCCGCCAACAAAGAGCGCCAGGAGATGGAGCCCATCGTCTCGCGCATTGACGGCGTCATCGCGAAGATCGCGGAGCGGGATGGCCTCTCGTTCGTGTTCGAGCGGCGCGACTCGGGCCTGGTCTACGCGCAGACCCAGTATGATCTCTCCAACGAGGTCATCCGCTCCTACAACACCCTCCCGAAGGCGGCGGCACCCAAGGCGCCGGCGCCCACGGCTCCGGTGGCCAAGGACGCTCCGAAGAAGTAA
- the lpxB gene encoding lipid-A-disaccharide synthase — protein MTAPQILVVTGEASGDSHASELVAALQARRPDLRFFGMGGSRLAARGVELLYGAHEVSVMGITEVLPKIPRILQVLKGLAEAAEERRPACAILVDIPDFNLRLAAKLKALGIPVAYYISPMIWAWRRGRVKTIRKLVDRMLCILPFEEAFYRESGVNARYVGSPVVEQVPAPASAATFRQRLGLSQDAPTLALLPGSRMSEVRRLLPDMVSAAQQLASERPGLQIVVPVAPTIPREEIASRFEGSGLSPTFVEGRAPEVVGASDAAIVASGTAVLEAGLMQRPLVVVYRVSLITYWVGRLMLKVAHVALVNLLAGRRLVPELLQGDMKPERIAAEVRRVWVPGTPRDEMIQGLEEVRGRLGGPGAAVRAAETVLELLPPAVEV, from the coding sequence ATGACCGCCCCCCAGATTCTCGTCGTGACGGGCGAGGCTTCCGGCGACAGCCATGCCTCCGAACTCGTTGCCGCCCTCCAGGCCCGCCGCCCCGATCTCCGGTTTTTCGGAATGGGCGGCTCGCGGTTGGCCGCCCGTGGTGTGGAACTTCTTTATGGCGCCCATGAGGTCTCCGTCATGGGCATCACCGAGGTGCTTCCCAAGATTCCCCGAATCCTCCAGGTCCTGAAGGGTCTGGCCGAGGCCGCCGAGGAGCGCCGGCCCGCCTGCGCCATCCTGGTGGACATCCCCGACTTCAACCTGCGCCTGGCCGCCAAGCTCAAGGCCTTGGGCATCCCCGTGGCCTACTACATCTCCCCCATGATCTGGGCCTGGCGCCGGGGCCGGGTGAAGACCATTCGCAAGCTGGTGGACCGGATGCTCTGCATCCTCCCCTTCGAGGAGGCGTTCTACCGGGAGTCCGGGGTGAATGCCCGGTATGTGGGCAGCCCGGTGGTCGAGCAGGTCCCTGCCCCCGCCAGCGCGGCCACCTTCCGCCAGCGCCTCGGCCTGAGCCAGGATGCCCCCACGCTCGCCCTGCTCCCCGGCAGCCGGATGAGCGAGGTGCGCCGGCTGCTGCCCGACATGGTGAGCGCGGCCCAGCAACTGGCCTCCGAGCGTCCCGGCCTCCAGATCGTCGTCCCGGTGGCGCCCACCATCCCCCGGGAGGAGATCGCCTCGCGCTTCGAGGGCAGTGGCTTGTCCCCCACCTTTGTAGAGGGACGCGCGCCCGAGGTGGTCGGGGCCAGTGACGCGGCCATCGTCGCCTCCGGCACGGCCGTGCTGGAGGCCGGGCTGATGCAGCGTCCCCTGGTGGTGGTCTACCGCGTGTCGCTCATCACCTATTGGGTGGGCCGGTTGATGTTGAAGGTGGCCCATGTGGCCCTGGTGAACCTGCTCGCGGGCCGCAGGCTCGTGCCCGAACTGCTCCAAGGGGACATGAAGCCCGAGCGCATCGCCGCCGAGGTGCGCCGGGTGTGGGTCCCAGGCACACCTCGTGATGAAATGATTCAAGGTCTGGAGGAGGTTCGTGGCCGGCTGGGAGGACCTGGCGCGGCCGTCCGGGCCGCGGAGACGGTGCTGGAGCTGTTGCCTCCCGCGGTCGAAGTTTGA
- a CDS encoding OmpA family protein, with protein sequence MTVRLFVLCLGLSAVPAVAGEAIRVSLEGRAVVGQSTPALKVHILEPIAGFQVSLKRSDGKTVEASGSGKPGTVRTVPLEQPERRFHYEGTLTLRFADASEPGTMSLSFDAELLGPPTLTVSKEGLDLAARTLRFTLSRPAGRAKLTVLMDSGKKAFDGEVPFQGEAAGTPLSVTWPEAEGRVMRLSLQAYDTSDFYSSVELFPWQVDIPHEEVNFASGSAELAVGERGKLDHSHARIAEAVSRYGRFAALRLYVLGHTDSVGATAANRELSLQRARSIAAYFHKRGLRLPIFYEGFGEQALAVMTPDETAEVGNRRAEYILAVDEPVLPQSPFTPQWRKL encoded by the coding sequence ATGACTGTTCGTCTCTTCGTCCTCTGCCTGGGGCTGAGCGCTGTGCCCGCCGTGGCGGGAGAGGCCATCCGGGTCTCCCTGGAGGGCCGGGCGGTGGTGGGACAGAGTACACCTGCGCTGAAGGTGCACATTCTGGAGCCCATCGCCGGTTTCCAGGTGAGCCTGAAGCGCTCCGATGGAAAGACGGTGGAGGCGTCCGGGAGTGGCAAGCCCGGAACGGTTCGCACCGTGCCCCTGGAGCAGCCCGAGAGGCGATTTCACTATGAAGGAACGCTGACGCTGCGCTTCGCGGACGCCTCGGAGCCCGGGACGATGTCGCTGTCGTTCGACGCGGAGCTGCTGGGGCCACCGACGCTGACGGTCTCGAAAGAAGGCCTGGACCTGGCGGCGCGCACCTTGCGCTTCACGCTGTCCCGGCCTGCGGGCCGCGCGAAGCTGACGGTGCTGATGGACTCCGGCAAGAAGGCGTTCGACGGCGAGGTGCCCTTCCAGGGCGAGGCGGCGGGCACCCCCCTGTCGGTCACCTGGCCGGAGGCGGAAGGCCGGGTGATGCGGCTGTCGCTCCAGGCCTATGACACCTCGGACTTCTACTCGAGCGTGGAACTCTTCCCCTGGCAGGTGGACATCCCTCACGAGGAAGTGAACTTCGCCTCAGGCAGCGCGGAGCTCGCGGTGGGAGAGCGGGGCAAGCTGGACCACAGCCACGCACGGATTGCCGAGGCCGTGTCCCGCTATGGGCGCTTCGCCGCGTTGCGCCTCTATGTCCTGGGACACACGGACAGCGTCGGGGCAACGGCCGCCAACCGGGAACTGTCGCTCCAGAGGGCGCGGAGCATCGCCGCGTACTTCCACAAGCGAGGGCTTCGGCTGCCCATCTTCTACGAAGGCTTTGGCGAGCAGGCCCTGGCCGTGATGACCCCCGACGAGACGGCCGAGGTGGGTAACCGCCGCGCCGAGTACATCCTCGCGGTGGACGAGCCGGTGCTGCCCCAGTCCCCTTTCACGCCGCAGTGGCGAAAACTGTGA